One region of Solanum pennellii chromosome 6, SPENNV200 genomic DNA includes:
- the LOC107021528 gene encoding LOW QUALITY PROTEIN: leucine-rich repeat receptor-like serine/threonine/tyrosine-protein kinase SOBIR1 (The sequence of the model RefSeq protein was modified relative to this genomic sequence to represent the inferred CDS: inserted 1 base in 1 codon) has product MTSNVHFFLLYVVTLFLFVQARLNLYAPDHAALLLVQKELGIISVNNPCTLAGISCERRPGNTTQVLRVTRIVFRSNGLKGTLSSAIGKLTELKELSLSDNQLSEQIPVQIIDCRNLEILQLQRNRFSGKIPSKLSALNRLRIVDFSSNEFSGNLDFLKYFPNLEKLSLADNMFTGKIPFSLKSFRNLRFLNISGNSFLEGPVPVMSQIEHLSADLNRNNGVPKRYILAENSTRISAMGPDSSPAPAPAPVNRVVPVVHKRKNKKRKLRSWFLGFLAGTFAGGISAVLCSLLFKMVMFFVRRGNNDSSLTIYSPLIKKAEDLAFLEKEDGVASLEMIGKGGCGEVYRAELPGSNGKIIAIKKIIQSPMDAAEITEEDTKALNKKMRQVKSEIQIVGQIRHRNLLPLLAHMPRPDCHYLVYEYMKNGSLQDILQQVQXGTRELDWLGRHRIAAGVAAGLEYLHINHTQRIIHRDLKPANILLDDDMEARIADFGLAKAVPDAHTHITTSNVAGTVGFIAPEYHQTLKFTDKCDIYSFGVVLAVLVIGKGPSDDFFQHTSEMSLVKWLRNVMTSDDPKIAIDPKLLGTGYDEQMLLVLKIACFCTLDNPKERPNSKDVRCMLTQIKH; this is encoded by the exons atgacttcaaatgtccacttttttcttttatacgttgtgacccttttcctttttgttcAAGCAAGATTGAATCTTTACGCACCAGATCATGCTGCACTTTTGCTTGTACAAAAGGAGTTAGGCATCATTTCTGTTAACAACCCGTGTACGCTCGCAGGAATATCGTGCGAGCGTAGACCGGGTAACACAACACAAGTTCTGAGAGTTACCCGTATTGTATTCAGATCCAATGGATTAAAGGGAACTTTGTCTTCTGCTATTGGCAAACTCACTGAGCTCAAAGAGCTTTCTCTTTCCGACAATCAACTATCTGAACAAATCCCCGTTCAGATTATTGATTGTCGGAATTTAGAGATTCTTCAACTTCAAAGGAACAGATTTTCTGGGAAGATTCCATCCAAATTGTCAGCTTTAAACCGTTTAAGGATAGTTGACTTTTCATCGAATGAGTTTTCGGGGAATCTTGATTTCTTGAAGTACTTTCCTAATTTGGAAAAACTGTCTCTGGCTGATAATATGTTCActggaaaaataccattttcATTGAAATCTTTCCGAAATCTTCGTTTTCTCAACATTTCAGGGAATAGTTTCCTTGAAGGTCCAGTACCTGTCATGAGTCAAATTGAGCATTTATCAGCAGATTTGAATCGAAACAATGGCGTTCCTAAACGTTACATTCTAGCTGAGAATTCAACAAGGATATCTGCAATGGGACCTGATTCTTCTCCAGCTCCAGCTCCAGCACCTGTCAATCGTGTTGTACCGGTGGTGCATAAACGtaagaacaagaaaaggaagTTACGATCTTGGTTTCTTGGTTTCCTAGCTGGAACTTTTGCTGGGGGTATATCTGCTGTGCTCTGTTCCTTGCTATTCAAGATGGTAATGTTCTTCGTAAGAAGAGGGAATAACGATTCAAGTTTAACGATATATAGTCCATTGATCAAGAAGGCCGAGGACTTGGCTTTCTTAGAGAAGGAAGATGGAGTGGCATCGCTTGAAATGATCGGAAAAGGTGGTTGTGGAGAAGTTTATAGAGCAGAGTTACCGGGGAGTAATGGGAAGATTATAGCTATAAAGAAGATTATCCAATCCCCAATGGATGCTGCAGAGATCACGGAGGAAGATACTAAGGCGTTGAACAAGAAAATGCGTCAAGTTAAATCAGAAATTCAAATTGTAGGTCAAATCAGACACCGGAATCTGCTTCCATTACTCGCGCATATGCCAAGGCCAGACTGTCATTACTTGGTCTACGAATATATGAAAAATGGGAGTTTACAGGATATCCTGCAGCAAGTCC AAGGCACAAGGGAATTAGATTGGTTGGGACGACACAGAATTGCAGCGGGGGTAGCTGCTGGTCTCGAGTATCTCCATATAAACCATACTCAACGCATAATTCACAGAGATTTAAAGCCAGCAAATATCCTACTTGATGATGACATGGAAGCTCGAATTGCTGATTTTGGCCTTGCAAAGGCAGTTCCAGATGCTCATACACATATCACGACTTCAAATGTTGCAGGAACTGTTGGATTTATTGCACCAGAATATCATCAGACACTGAAGTTTACAGATAAGTGTGATATATACAGCTTTGGTGTGGTGCTAGCTGTGTTGGTTATCGGTAAGGGTCCATCGGATGATTTTTTCCAACATACTTCTGAGATGAGTTTAGTTAAGTGGCTGAGGAATGTAATGACTTCTGACGATCCTAAAATAGCAATTGATCCTAAGCTTTTAGGAACTGGATACGACGAACAAATGCTTTTGGTTCTCAAGATAGCTTGCTTTTGTACTCTCGACAATCCAAAGGAGAGGCCTAACAGTAAGGATGTTAGGTGCATGTTAACTCAGATCAAGCATTAG